A region of the Chitinivibrionales bacterium genome:
GGAGGGGCTTCTATCGTATAGCGCGCTTGCGCAGAGCGCCTTCGAATACAGCAGGAGTTCCCGGAAGGCGCGGCCGTCCATAAATGCCGCGGGCGTTACCGATGCGCGTTTTATCAGATCGTAGGCCTGGACAAAGTCCTTTGCGACGTAACTCCAGCGCGCCTTTTCAAGATAAAATTCGCCATCATCGATGGTGTTGGCGGCGACAAAAGATTTTACCGCGGCGTTGTCGCCCGTTCCCTTGAGAGCCCGCAGTTTATACAGCTTGGACTTTTTCGAACCGGCCTGTTCCGGCGCGAGCATCTTGTACAGCTCAAGCGCGTTTGTAAAACGGCCCGCCTCCACCTCCTGGGAGAAAATGGTCATGACGTCCGACGTCCTGTACAGCTGTTTTAGCTTGTCAAGCAGGGTGGGCCCGGTCAAACCGGCGGTCTGATCCGCGACCGGCTGTGGCGCGGGAACCGGTGCCGGAACAGGTGTGGCCTGCGCCGGCTGTTTCACCTCGCCGATATGTTTTGCGCCGCGTTTGGTTTTAACCGGCTTGGCCGCTGCGCCGCCGGCGGTGAAAATTTCATCAAGGTCTTTTATATTTTCTTCAGTTTTGGCAGGGGCCTCAACAGGAAGAGATTGCGGCTGCGCGGCAAGGGAATCGGTGTTCCCGGCCGCGGAAGGCGCAACGGCATGAGGGGGCGGAGGCGCGGATGGTTCCCCGGGGTACAATGCGGTCGCAACCGAACGCGGAAGGAGCCGTACGGCGAGCGAGGGGTTCAGCACATACAGTCCCGCGAAAAAGGCAGCGGCTAAAACCACGGCACCGATGGTCGCCCCGATCACGAAGGGCGCTATGTTGCGTTTGTCATGGAAATTCACGATGTGTTTGACTTTTCCCCGTTTTTCAAGGAATTGCTGGAGAATCTGCTCGGGCGCCCTGAGCGTGAGCGTTTTATGGATGCGGCAGACGGATCGGAGGAATTCGAGCGAATTCTGTACGCGCTTTTCCTTTTCGTTCCGGATGCAGTGCTGGATCAGGCCGCTCAGCGCCGCGGGGATTTTTGCCGAGACGTTCGAAAGCGGGATGTAGTTGTTGCTGAGCTTGTCCGTCACCAGCTTGCCGAGCTTTTCCTCGGGAAACGCCCGCCTGCCGGTGAGCGCTTCGTAAAGCACGGTGCCGAGCGAGTAGAGGTCGGCGCGCACATCGACTTCTTGCACGTCAAGCTGTTCCGGCGCAAGGTACTGCATGGTACCCATCACCGTGCCGTCTACGGTGTGGATGCTCGCGTCCATGGGCTTTGCAATGCCGAAGTCCATGAGCTTTGCCACGCCGTCTTTTGCCACCATGATGTTGCTCGGTTTCAGATCGCGGTGGATCACGCCTTTGAAATGCTTTCCGTAAAGGACGTAAGACTGATTGTGGGCGTAGTTAAGCGCGCGCCCCACCATGATGCCGAGGGAGGTGACCACCTCGGGCGGCAGGCCGCCCGATTCACCGATCAGCGTTTCGAGCGTCACGCCGTCGATAAGCTCCATTTCAATGTACGGCAGGTCGTTCCATGTTCCCACTGAATATATCTCGACGATGTTGGGATGGTGCAATTTGGCCGTGATTTTCATTTCGGTGCGGAAACGGTCTTCAGACTCCCTCGTATGATCGGGCTTTAAAAGTTTAACGGCACGCTTCACTTCAAGCACCGGGTTCCAGATCTCATAGACAATGGCCATACCGCCTGCGCTGATGAGCGACGATATGACCCCGGAGCCCAGTTTAATGGGCTTCTTGCCGTCCGGTAACGAAACTGTTCCCGGCAGCTCGATGCGCTTTGTATCATCGGGTCTGACTATGATTTGTTCTGTAGCCATTTTTTTACCACGAAAAAACCGCTTTAAGCATTATATATTCTACAATTATGACAATTCATTTGTGAAGAAGCAAGAAGAAAAACATAATTATTTTACGGCGGAACCTCTCCTGGTTATCTATGATGCTTGACCCAGAGAATATTTGTTTAAATGGGGTCGCAATTAAGTAGTTATAAAAGAGAGGTTGTTATCAAATATTTTAATAATAAGGATAAAATGATGGCTGACGGCTTTATTCCCCCTCATGGTGGCTACAAAGATTTGCTTTCTTATAAGAAAGCTGTGATTATTTATGATGCTACAGTCTATTTCTGCGACCGTTTTTATAAACAGAATTATAAAATTACGGACCAAATGATTGGGGCCGCGCGATCTGGTAAACAAAATATTGGTGAAGGAAGCGTGAACTCGGGGACATCAAAGGAAACGGAAATAAAACTGACGAATGTGGCACGGGGAAGCTTGCAGGAATTGCTGGAAGATTACCAAGATTTTTTGCGGACAAGGAAGTTTTCATTATGGGATAAAGATCACAAAAACTCTCTCATAATTCGAAAGTTGGGCTATGGGGAACATGTGTCATATGTGATATATCGGTCCTATATTGAAAACGAATCTCCCGAAATTTCTGCAAATACAATTATTTGCCTCCTTCACCAGACAAATTTCCTTTTAGATCAACTAATTCGAAAACTGGAAAAAGATTTTTTGGAAAACGGCGGCCTACGAGAACGGATGATGCGAGCCCGTTTAAAAACACGTTCGCTGCAGGATGGGGAAGAAGCATGAACTATTTCCCCCGCCTCCCGCTTTCCCCCTTCGTCCAAACCATGCAAGCCATTGCCGGCAACGAGATCTGCATTACCGGCGCGGCGCCGCTGGCGCCGCTTTCCTACGGCGACGAAATGGCGCTCAAGCAGAAGGCGTTTACCGAGTTCTTCAGGAAAAAGAGGGTCGAGGGCGATTGGGAGCCCCTGGCGGCGTCGCCGTTTTCACGGCTGTACCGGACCACCACCAAGCGCCGCGTGGTTTTCGCCTTTGGAAAGTATGTGCTCAGCATGGGCGACGCCGGCCGCGACCGGCCCGACGAAACCAGAAACGAGGCCATGCTCGAGCCGCGGCAGCACACGGCGCTGTATGAGCTGCTGCTGAAAAAGCTCAACGAGCCGCTCTTCTCACCCATGGCAAAGCGCTGCAATTACCTGATCATCCGCGGATCGTACAAGGAATTCTGCGTGATCTTCAACATGCACAAGCTCGACGGTCCGACGGTGCGCAACCTCAAGATCCTCGGCGCACACCTGTCGGGCGCGGGCATGGGCGTGGTGTCGTCGTTCGTGTTCCTCGATCCTTCAAGCTCGAAGTATTATATTGACAAAAGGGAATCAGGAGGCCGGGGCGGCGTCAAGAAGCTGTTCGGGCCCGACACGCTGCGTTTTTCGGCGGGCGGACAGACGTATGTGTACGACGCGCTGTCGTTTTCCCAGGTCAACCAGTCCATGGTGCCGCTGATGCTCAAGAAGGCCGCCGGACTCCTTGAGGTTGCGGTAAAAGAGAATGCCGGCATACGGCTTGTCGACTTATACTGCGGCTACGGGCTTTTCACCCTGTTTCTTGGAAAACATTTCGGCGAGGCCTGGGGCATAGATTGCGACCCGGCGTCAATCAGAAGGGCGCGCGACTCCGTGGGACATTTAAAAGATCTGCCCGCCTCATGCAAAATGCGATTCATGACCGGCCAGATAACGAGCCGCGGCCTGGAGGAGATGCTTCCAATACGCGGCGATATTCCCGAAGTAGTGATGCTCGACCCGCCGCGCGGCGGCACGGAGAAAGGCGTTATTGGCGCCATTGCGAACAGAATGCCTTTTAAAGTCCTTCATATTTTCTGCAATGTGGATATCATTCCTGAAGAATTGGATCAGTGGAGACGGGTGGGATATTCTGTTTCCCGCGTTTTGCCCCTTGATATGTTCCCCGGCACCCCCAATCTTGAGGTGATGGTCCTTCTCAAGCCGCGATAATAAAAAAATTGCTTTTTTCCCTGGGCACCTTGCATTTTCAAACATTCGGGAAATTGGGACTCGGCGAAACCCCAAACCAACGGCCATCTTTACCACATTCTTATATAATAGTGAGGTTTTTACCATTGCACCCAAGGCAATCGCAAACAATGTTTGTTGAAAAATCATTTTGATCTGAATCAAAGCTAACTTAGGTATGAGCGAAAAACCTTTATCCCAAACCCGGCAGGCCGTAAAAAATGATCCTGCAGTAGGAGTGCAGCCTTCAAATGCACCGCTGCTGTATTCCATACCGGCGTATTATTACGACGGGCATACGGAGCTCTCGCCGCACCAATTGCAGGAATATATCCATGGCACACGAGACATCACCAGCGCACTGTGGGTGGGGATAGACGTCGGTTCCACCACCGCCAAGATCGCGGTTCTTGAGCCGGTGCAGAAAAAACTGCTGTTCTGGAAATACCGGCGGCATTTTTCCAAGCAGGCCGAAACCGTTGCGGCGCTTCTTTCCGAAGTGCATGAGGCCTTTCCGCTCGCCCCGCTCAAAACGAGCATCTGCGGCAGCGGGGCGGAGCCCATCGCCGACATCATCGGCGGGTGCTTTGTGCAGGAAGTGATCGCCAACAGCATCGCGGTGTCGGAATTGTTCCCCTTTGCAAAGACCTCCATCGAGCTGGGCGGCCAGGACGCCAAGATCCTGTTTTTCCGCGAAGACGAGAACACCCGGAAGCCCAAACTCACCGACATGAGGATGAACGGCTGCTGCGCCGGCGGCACGGGCGCTTTCATCGACCAGATTGCCGGGCTGCTGGACCTGCCCATCGAGCGGTTCGACGAAACGGCAAGAAACGGCAGCAACGTTTTTGACATTTCTGGCCGGTGCGGTGTGTTCGCCAAGACCGATCTGCAGCCGCTGCTCAACATGGGCGCGCGCAGGGAAGACGTGGTGCTGTCGGTGTTCCACGCGGTGGCGAAGCAGACCATCACCGGGCTCGGCCACGGCATGCAGCTCGCGGCGCCCGTGGTGTTTCTCGGGGGCCCGTTCACGTTCAACCGCCAGTTGGTGAACGTTTTCGCGAAACACCTGGGCCTTGCCAAGGAAGAAATCCTCATCCCGCCGTGGCCGCAGGTGGCGGTCGCCATCGGCGCCGCGCTGGCCGCGGGCGTGGTGCCCGCCGAATCGCATAAGCCGTACCTCGGCAGAAAGGCCCTTGCCCGGCTTTCCGATTCGAGCCGCGCTTTTGCCGTTGATGCAATGCCGGCGCAGCCGTTCTTCAGCTCGGCAACAGAGCGCGAGGACTTTCACCGCCGCCATGCGGAGCCGCCGTTTGTCCCCAGGGAAATCACCGCGGGAACGGCGCAGGACGTGTACATCGGCATAGACGCGGGATCGACCACCATCAAGTTCGTGCTCATGGACGGTGGCGGCGGCATCATCAACAAGTTCTACGCGTCGAATTCGGGCAACCCCCTCGGCGTGGTGAAAAAGGCGCTTGTTGACATATACGACTCCTACCTGAGAAGCGGCGTTCGCCTCAACGTGAAGGGCCTGGGCACCACCGGCTACGGCGAGGCGCTCGTGGCCAAGGCCTTCGGCGCCGATTTCCACACCGTGGAGACCATCGCGCACGCACATGCCGCGCTGCACCTTGTCCCGAACGCCACCTTTGTGCTCGACCTCGGCGGTCAGGACATGAAGGCGATGCGGATATCAAGCGGCGTGATCTGCGACCTGTACCTCAATGAAGCCTGCTCTGCCGGGTGCGGATCGTTCATCGAGACGCTGTCTTCGTCGCTGAACATTCCCATAGAGAAAGTCGCCGACCTGGCCTTTACCGCCGACAGCCCGTCCAACCTCGGTTCGCGCTGCACGGTGTTCATGAATTCATCGATCACCACCGAGCAGAAAAACGGCAAATCAGTCGAAAACATCATCGCGGGCCTGTGCCGCTCCGTTGTGGAGAATCTTTTCATGAAGGTGATCCGCGACCGCAACGTGTCGTATCTCGGCAGCACCATCGTCGTGCAGGGCGGCACGTTCAAGAACGACGCCGTGCTGCGCGCCTTTGAGCAGCATACGAGCGCGAAGGTGATCCGGCCGCAGCATGCCGGTGAAATGGGCGCCTTCGGCATTGCCCTGCTCACCAGGGAAGCGCTCTCCGGAGCGGGCCGTTCGTCGTTCATCGGGTTCGAGGCCATGCGCTCGTTTGAATGCTCGGGCGTCACGCACGACAAGTGCGGCGGCTGCGCAAACGGCTGCAAGCGGACCGTCGTACGGTTCAACAACGGCGCGGTGTATTGCGCGGGCAACCGTTGCGAAAGGGGAAACGTGGAGACCGCCACCGAGGGCGCCCGTGCCGCGGCGCACCGGGAGCCTGCGGCGTCGCTTGCCCGGTTCCGCGAAGCGGCGCTCGTTGCCGATTACGGCGAGGCGCGGCCGCAGGCGGCCCGCGGCCAGACCATCGGCATACCGCGCGTGCTGGAGTTCTACAACAGTTTTCCCTTCTGGAAAGCACTGTTCTCGTCGCTCGGGTACGACGTTAAATCGTCGCCCCGCAGCAACCACGGCCTGCACGAGAAGGGCATGCGGTATGTCGCATCCGATAATATCTGTTTTCCCGCAAAAATCGCGCACGGCCACATCGAGTATCTGCTCGAGCAGAAGGTCGACCGCATCTTCATGCCGCTCATGATCGCGGTGCCGTCCACGCTTTCGGACAAGCGCGCGGTTCACATGTGCCCGGTGCTGCAGGGCTACCCGGTGGTGCTTGACGCCATGAACAAGCCCGGCGCCCGCGGATCGACCATGATCGACAGTCCGGCGTTTTACTGGAACAACAAACGCATGCGTGACCGCCAGGTGGCGCGCTTTTTGTGCGCCGAATACAGGCTCGACAAACGGGAAGTCCGGCGCGCGATCGCGGAGGCGGAAAAAGCCGCGGAGCAATTCAGGCAGACCATGCGCGCCGAGGGAAAACGCGTACTTGACACAATAGAGGCGGCATGCGGCATGGGCGTCATCCTGGCAGGGAGGCCGTATCATTACGATTCGTACATCAGCCACGGCATTCCCGAAATATTCGCGTCGCTCGGCATTCCCCTGCTCACCATGGATTCCCTGCCGGACGTTGCGCAGCTCGACCTGCGCCGCGTGCGGCCCGACCTGTACAACCCGTTCCATTCGGAAATTTACGCCGCGGGCCTGTTCGCGGCCGCGCATCCCTGCCTCGAGGTGGTGCAGCTCGTCAGTTTCGGCTGCGGCCACGACGCCATCATCGCCGACGAGCTTTGCCGGCTCATGCAGACGTCGTCGGGCAAACAGCCGCTCGTGCTCAAGATTGACGAGGGAGAAGCCCTCGGTGCGCTGAGCATCCGCATCCGGTCGTTCGTCGAGACGGTGAAACGGAGGCGCGTATGAAGGCGGCGGCACGCGCGGCGGCCGCGCTCCCCCGGCCGTTTTCACCCCCGTTCACCCGCGCCGACAAGCGCAGGCGGGTCATGGTGATCCCCAACCTGTCGCGTTCGTTTTCCACCATGTCAAGCGCGGTGTTCCGGAGTCTCGGCTACCGGTCGCTCACGCTCCCGCTCGCTGACCACGAGGCGCAGCGGCTCGGCAAGCGCTTCGTGCACAACGACGCCTGCTTCCCGGCGCAGATCAACGTGGGTGAATTTATCAAGTTCCTTTCAACCGGCGCCATGGCGCCGGGCGAAGTGGCGGTGACGCTGGCCAAGAACTGCGAGGACTGTCGCGCCGGCCAGTATTCGGCGCTCACGCGCAAGGCGCTTGACGACGCGGGATATACCGACGTGGCGATCGTCACCACGGGCGCGGACACCAAGCGCATTCATCCGGGGTTCGCGTCCGGCATACGGTTCAGGCTGAAGATGCTGTGGGGCACCGCAATCACCGACGCACTCGACGCCATGGTCCGCGCCACCCGGCCGTACGAGCGGGAGCCTGGAAGCGTTGAACGGTTGTACGAGGAGCACCTCGACCGGATATCACTCGCGCTGGAACGGGGACCCCGGAAAGCGCTTGCCGCACTCCGCAGCGCTGTGGCGGCGTTCAACCAGGTGCCGGCCGAACGGCCGGCCAAGCGTCCGCGGGTACTTGTCATAGGAGAAATCCTCATGAACTACCACGAGACCGCGAACCGGCAGATCGTGCGCTACCTGGAGAAAAACGGCATGGAGGTGTTGCTGCCTGACATCGCCTCGTTTTTCGCGAAGCAGGTGGTGGTTGACAAACACATGGCGTGCCGCGGGCTTGCACGGTATCCGCTGCTCAAGCGGTGCGAGTCCTTTGTCACCGAATGCGCGTTCCGCCATGTGCTCGGCCGCGTGGAGGCGATCGCAAGACGGTTCAGATTTTATGAGCCGCGGCCGGTCATCAGCGAGCTCGCGGCGGGCATCACCGGATTCATCGACCCAGCGATCGTGGCGGGCGAAGGGTGGCTCATCCCCGCCGAAATCATGCATTACGCAAAGAAGGGCGTCACGTCGTTCGTGATCATCCAGCCGTTCGGATGCCTGCCCAACCAGATCACGGGCAGGGGCATCGTGAAGCCGCTCAAGGAGCGTTTCCCGTATATCAACATTCTCGCCCTCGATTACGACTACGACGTTTCCATGGCAAACCTCGAGAACCGGCTCCAGATGCTCGTCATGGCGGCGAAACAATACACCTGAACAGGGAACAGCAGAACATGAACATCGCATTCATCACGCCGGCCGCCGACATAAGAAAATCGTTCCCCTACCGGCTCGGCAACAGCATCTATACCCGGCCCAACGCCATCACTGGGCCGCTCATCCTCGCCACCATCCTGCGCAACCGCGGCCATCACGCCGAGGTCTATGAGGAACTTTACTCGCATGTCAATCTCGAGCGGCTCATGGGCGCCGACGTCATCGGCATTTCCACCATGACCTCTACCGCTCCGCGCGCGTTCGCAATCGCCGATTATTTTAAAAGCAAAGGCAAGCGCGTGGTCATCGGCGGTATGCACGCGACGGTCGCACCGCAGGAGACGCTTGCGCATTGCGACACGGTGGTGACCGGCGAGGCAGAGGAGGTCATCGCCGACGTCATGGAGGGCCGGGCATCCGGGCCCGTGGTGGACGCAGGCCACCCCAATGACCTCGACGCTGCGCCATTCCCCGATTATTCCCTGCTCAAGACGCCCTGCAGGGAGGCGAACATCCTCACCACGCGCGGGTGCCATTACTCCTGCAGCTTCTGCAGTACCTCGCGGATGTTCTCGCCGTACCGCGAGCGCGGCGTGGACAGCGTCGTGGCGGAGATGGCGTATTACAAAGAACGCGGGTTCCGCTATGTCAATTTCCAGGACGACAATTTCACGGGCAACCGGAAGCGTGCCAAGGAGATCCTGGCGAAGGCAATCGAGAAAAACCTGATCTTCAGGGACGTGTTCTTTTTCGGCCGCGCCGACATGGTGCTCGACGAGGAGCTTCTGTCGCTGCTTTCCCGCGCGCACCTGCGCAGCGTGCTGATCGGGTTCGAGAGCCTCAACCCGGCGTCGCTGGAATACATCGGCAAGAAGATACGGCTCGAGCCCATCCTGGCCAGCGTGCCCAACCTCGGCAAATACAAGATCAAACTCCTGGCCAGCCTGGTCCTGGGGCTCGACACCGACAGCAGGGAGGACATCCGGAAAGCGGTGCGGTTCTGCCGGGACATCAACGCCTTCACGCTCCAGCCCGCGGTGCTCACGCCGTTCCCCGAGACGCCGGTGTACCGCCAGTACGCCCAGGAACAAAGAATGGTGACCAAGGACTGGCGGTATTTCGACCTCATGCACGCAACGTTCCATCCGAAAAAAATGAGCGTGGCCGAGCTCCAGGAGGAATTCTACACCGCGCTGCTGCGGTTCTATTCGTTCAGAAAATCGTTCACCATCATGAAGATCTACGGGTTCGCCGCCGGCATGCGGAGGCTCGGCCTGTGGCTCGCCATTTCTTTTGCCTATTGTGTCACGCGCCTGCTTGACAGAGGGTATTTTGCAATCCTGAAGAAATCAAGGCCGTTTGCCGCACCCCAGGCGGACGTCGACACGGCCGCCCTTGCCCCGACCGGCACGAACGGGTCCGCATCAGCGTAGGACGCTCCCTTCATCGGGCATAAAATATTTTTACCACCTCTCCCGCGCAATGGAGTATTTTACCATCTGACTTTTTTGGTAAAATAGTCAGTTTAGTAAAACCTATGGCAACAAAGACTCCTCGGGACAAGCACGAGATCATCCTCGGCGCGGCGCAAAAACGCTTTGCGCGTTTCGGCCTTGCCAAGGTGACTATGGACGAGATCGCGGCCGACCTCGGCATGAGCAAGGCCGCGCTCTATTATTATTTCCCCACAAAAGAGGACATGTTCCGCAGTGTGGTCGCTACGGAACAAAAAAATTTTATCGAGCGCATCGAGGCGGTCGTCCGCGGCACTGCAACCGCGGCCCGGAAGCTTTCAGGGTATTTTACCGAGCACCTTCGGCTGCAGGGATCGTTGCTTGACATGCGCATCATCGAGGCGCGCGTCACGGAGCCGGTCAAACCCATCATGCGCGACCTTTTCCGCAAATTCAGCATCACTGAGACGCGGTATCTGGAAACCATCATCCGCGAAGGGAAAAGGCGGCACGAGTTTTGCGTAGATTTTCCACAAGGGGCCGCGCGTCTGATCCAGCACGCGCTACAGGGACTCCGCATTCGGTTCTTCAAGACCATGGGCGACGGAGAGCCGAAACCTTCCGACATCCGGGCATACCGGGACGAAGTGCTCTATTTTCTGGAGATTTTTCTCAAAGCCATGTCACCCCAACGAAGCAGGATGAAAAACGCATGAACGCTTCTTCTTCGCAACAGTCAAAACCTGATTTCACGCAGCGGCCGCAGAACGCACCCGCAGCGCCGAACAACGGCGACCAGTCCATCGACGATGTTCCGATGTTCAAGCGCAAGCGCGTCATCATTCCCATTTTTCTTCTCATCATCGGTGTTATCGCAGCGGTGTGCGCCTGGTACGTGGTTCGTTTCTCGTCGGTCGCGACCGACGACGCGTTCGTGGACGCGTACCGTGCCACCATAAGCTCAAAGATCCTCGGCCGCATCACGGCGCTCCGGCACGACGAGGGCGACACCGTGCGGCAGGGCGACACCCTCGCGGTGCTCGACGACACCGACCTGCGCGCCCAGCTTGCGAAAGCGGAAGCGTCGCTGCGGCTCATCACGCGCAGTGTAGAGATCTCGTCGGTCAATCGCGACAAGGCGATCGACGATTTCGAACGCATCGAAAAGCAGTACAAGAACCAGATCGTGTCGCAGGAGCAGTACAACCACGCCGACAACGCGCGCAAGCTCGCCGAGGCGCAGATCGACCGCGACCAGGCGCAGGTCGCCACCGCACAGGCCGATCTCGCCATAGTAAAGACGCAGCTCGCCAACACCGTGATCACCGCCCCGTTTTCCGGCGTGATCGCGCGCCGCTGGGTGCTTGCAAGCGACGTCGTATCGCCGGGACAGGCCATCTTTTCCATGTTCGATGACAAGCACGTGTGGGTGACGGCAAACTACGAGGAGACCAAGCTGCGGGAGATTCGCCCGGGCATGCCCGTGCAAATCTCGATCGACGCGTTTCCCGGCATCGTCGTGAAGGGGAAGGTGGAAAGCATCGGAAGCTCGACCGCCTCGGAATTCGCGCTCATTCCTCCGAGCAACGCATCGGGGAATTTCACCAAGATCACGCAACGCGTGCCGATAAAGATCGCCGTTGTCCAGGTCCCGGCCGGAGTGTCACTGCTGCCGGGCCTGTCGGCATTCGTCCGGATCTTTCCGAGATAGGCCTCCATGCTGAGACAGCGATTTGTCAATAACATCCCTTCGCTCCACCATGAACACGGTTCGTACAAATGGTGGGTGCTTGTCAACATCATGATCAGCGGGTTCATGGTGGTGCTCGACAGCACCGTGGTCAACACCGCCCTGCCGAAGATCATGGCTTCGTTCGGCATTTCGGTGGACGTGGCGCAGTGGATCCTTACCGCCTACATGCTCGCATTCGGGATCATGCTTCCCACCTCGGGATGGATCGCGGACCGCTTCGGCTACAAACGCACCTATGCCGCGGGCCTTGCCGTGTTCACGCTGTTTTCGTTCCTCTGCGGCATTTCGTGGAGCGAGAA
Encoded here:
- a CDS encoding serine/threonine-protein kinase; translation: MATEQIIVRPDDTKRIELPGTVSLPDGKKPIKLGSGVISSLISAGGMAIVYEIWNPVLEVKRAVKLLKPDHTRESEDRFRTEMKITAKLHHPNIVEIYSVGTWNDLPYIEMELIDGVTLETLIGESGGLPPEVVTSLGIMVGRALNYAHNQSYVLYGKHFKGVIHRDLKPSNIMVAKDGVAKLMDFGIAKPMDASIHTVDGTVMGTMQYLAPEQLDVQEVDVRADLYSLGTVLYEALTGRRAFPEEKLGKLVTDKLSNNYIPLSNVSAKIPAALSGLIQHCIRNEKEKRVQNSLEFLRSVCRIHKTLTLRAPEQILQQFLEKRGKVKHIVNFHDKRNIAPFVIGATIGAVVLAAAFFAGLYVLNPSLAVRLLPRSVATALYPGEPSAPPPPHAVAPSAAGNTDSLAAQPQSLPVEAPAKTEENIKDLDEIFTAGGAAAKPVKTKRGAKHIGEVKQPAQATPVPAPVPAPQPVADQTAGLTGPTLLDKLKQLYRTSDVMTIFSQEVEAGRFTNALELYKMLAPEQAGSKKSKLYKLRALKGTGDNAAVKSFVAANTIDDGEFYLEKARWSYVAKDFVQAYDLIKRASVTPAAFMDGRAFRELLLYSKALCASALYDRSPSDDARKEAMEAWYDVKTLFKTSPEHRYYLKADAEIRRISTSVAAK
- a CDS encoding four helix bundle suffix domain-containing protein; translation: MMADGFIPPHGGYKDLLSYKKAVIIYDATVYFCDRFYKQNYKITDQMIGAARSGKQNIGEGSVNSGTSKETEIKLTNVARGSLQELLEDYQDFLRTRKFSLWDKDHKNSLIIRKLGYGEHVSYVIYRSYIENESPEISANTIICLLHQTNFLLDQLIRKLEKDFLENGGLRERMMRARLKTRSLQDGEEA
- a CDS encoding acyl-CoA dehydratase activase, whose amino-acid sequence is MQPSNAPLLYSIPAYYYDGHTELSPHQLQEYIHGTRDITSALWVGIDVGSTTAKIAVLEPVQKKLLFWKYRRHFSKQAETVAALLSEVHEAFPLAPLKTSICGSGAEPIADIIGGCFVQEVIANSIAVSELFPFAKTSIELGGQDAKILFFREDENTRKPKLTDMRMNGCCAGGTGAFIDQIAGLLDLPIERFDETARNGSNVFDISGRCGVFAKTDLQPLLNMGARREDVVLSVFHAVAKQTITGLGHGMQLAAPVVFLGGPFTFNRQLVNVFAKHLGLAKEEILIPPWPQVAVAIGAALAAGVVPAESHKPYLGRKALARLSDSSRAFAVDAMPAQPFFSSATEREDFHRRHAEPPFVPREITAGTAQDVYIGIDAGSTTIKFVLMDGGGGIINKFYASNSGNPLGVVKKALVDIYDSYLRSGVRLNVKGLGTTGYGEALVAKAFGADFHTVETIAHAHAALHLVPNATFVLDLGGQDMKAMRISSGVICDLYLNEACSAGCGSFIETLSSSLNIPIEKVADLAFTADSPSNLGSRCTVFMNSSITTEQKNGKSVENIIAGLCRSVVENLFMKVIRDRNVSYLGSTIVVQGGTFKNDAVLRAFEQHTSAKVIRPQHAGEMGAFGIALLTREALSGAGRSSFIGFEAMRSFECSGVTHDKCGGCANGCKRTVVRFNNGAVYCAGNRCERGNVETATEGARAAAHREPAASLARFREAALVADYGEARPQAARGQTIGIPRVLEFYNSFPFWKALFSSLGYDVKSSPRSNHGLHEKGMRYVASDNICFPAKIAHGHIEYLLEQKVDRIFMPLMIAVPSTLSDKRAVHMCPVLQGYPVVLDAMNKPGARGSTMIDSPAFYWNNKRMRDRQVARFLCAEYRLDKREVRRAIAEAEKAAEQFRQTMRAEGKRVLDTIEAACGMGVILAGRPYHYDSYISHGIPEIFASLGIPLLTMDSLPDVAQLDLRRVRPDLYNPFHSEIYAAGLFAAAHPCLEVVQLVSFGCGHDAIIADELCRLMQTSSGKQPLVLKIDEGEALGALSIRIRSFVETVKRRRV
- a CDS encoding radical SAM protein — protein: MNIAFITPAADIRKSFPYRLGNSIYTRPNAITGPLILATILRNRGHHAEVYEELYSHVNLERLMGADVIGISTMTSTAPRAFAIADYFKSKGKRVVIGGMHATVAPQETLAHCDTVVTGEAEEVIADVMEGRASGPVVDAGHPNDLDAAPFPDYSLLKTPCREANILTTRGCHYSCSFCSTSRMFSPYRERGVDSVVAEMAYYKERGFRYVNFQDDNFTGNRKRAKEILAKAIEKNLIFRDVFFFGRADMVLDEELLSLLSRAHLRSVLIGFESLNPASLEYIGKKIRLEPILASVPNLGKYKIKLLASLVLGLDTDSREDIRKAVRFCRDINAFTLQPAVLTPFPETPVYRQYAQEQRMVTKDWRYFDLMHATFHPKKMSVAELQEEFYTALLRFYSFRKSFTIMKIYGFAAGMRRLGLWLAISFAYCVTRLLDRGYFAILKKSRPFAAPQADVDTAALAPTGTNGSASA
- a CDS encoding TetR/AcrR family transcriptional regulator, with amino-acid sequence MATKTPRDKHEIILGAAQKRFARFGLAKVTMDEIAADLGMSKAALYYYFPTKEDMFRSVVATEQKNFIERIEAVVRGTATAARKLSGYFTEHLRLQGSLLDMRIIEARVTEPVKPIMRDLFRKFSITETRYLETIIREGKRRHEFCVDFPQGAARLIQHALQGLRIRFFKTMGDGEPKPSDIRAYRDEVLYFLEIFLKAMSPQRSRMKNA
- a CDS encoding HlyD family secretion protein, which encodes MNASSSQQSKPDFTQRPQNAPAAPNNGDQSIDDVPMFKRKRVIIPIFLLIIGVIAAVCAWYVVRFSSVATDDAFVDAYRATISSKILGRITALRHDEGDTVRQGDTLAVLDDTDLRAQLAKAEASLRLITRSVEISSVNRDKAIDDFERIEKQYKNQIVSQEQYNHADNARKLAEAQIDRDQAQVATAQADLAIVKTQLANTVITAPFSGVIARRWVLASDVVSPGQAIFSMFDDKHVWVTANYEETKLREIRPGMPVQISIDAFPGIVVKGKVESIGSSTASEFALIPPSNASGNFTKITQRVPIKIAVVQVPAGVSLLPGLSAFVRIFPR